AGCATGCCGATGCCGAGCGCCAGGCCGCCCAGGCTCATGATGTTGATTGAGACGCCGGCCAGGTGGAAGAGCCCGAATGTCGTAATGACGGAGATCGGGATCGCGAGCGAGATCGCGAGCGGATAGCGCGGGTCACGCAGAAACAGGACGAGCACCAGGAAGGCCAGGAAGGCGCCCAGCACCATCTCCTGGATCAGGTTGGAGATCGCGCCCGAGACGAATCCGGCCTGGCTCATGGCGATGTCCGCGCTCACCTCGGGATACTCGCTCCTGAGCTGCGCGAGCACTTCATCGACGTTCTCCGCCACGCGTACGGTGTTCGCGCCGGACTCCTTGAAGATCAGCAGGCCGACGGCCTCTCGCCCGTTGTAGCGCGCGATGGACTCGCGCTCCCGATAGCCATCTTCGATGGTCGCGATGTCGCGCAGCAGCACGCGGCCGGCCGGTGCGCCGCCGCCGCTGCCGGCCTGGGTGATGACGATGCCTCCGATCTGATCGACCGTCTGCAGCTCACCGAGGGTGCGGAGCGCGTAGCGGAAGCGGCCCTGTCGGATCGTACCGCTCTGGGCGCTGGTGTTGGCCGCCGCGAGCGCCGTCGCGATCTGGTCGATCGTGATGCCGTAGCTTTCGAGCCGTCCGCCATCGACATCGACGTGGATCTCGCGCTCGAGGCCGCCCGTGAGTGCCGCCTGCGCGACGCCGTCGATCTGCTCGAGGCGTCTGCGGAACACGGATTCCGTAAGGTCCTTGAGCGTCCAGAGGTCCGCCTCGGCGGCAACGCTGATCGCCATGATCGGCTCGCTGCGCGGGTCCGTGCGCAGCACCACCGGCCGCTGGGCGCGTTCCGGCAGTGAGCCCCTGAGGCCGTCCAGGCTCTCGCGCACGTTCAGCGCGGCGAAGTCCATGTCGGTGCCCCATGCGAACCGCAGCACGATCATGGATGCGCCCTCGCGGCTGACGCTCTCCACGTGCTCGATGCCCGGGACGCGCCCGACAGCGGCTTCGATCGGCTCCGTAATGAACCGCTCGATCTCGGCCGGTCCTGTGTCCGGATTGCCCGTGTAGATGACGAGCTTGGGGTATGCTATGTCAGGCAGCAGATCGACGGGCAGGCGCGTGAAGGAGATGACGCCGAGGAATACGACAGCGACGAACAGCATCGCCACGGCGATCGGCCGGCGAATGGAGAGTCCCGGCAGCGACATCGCTATTCCTCCAGGCGGTGCCCGAGCTTCTCCTCGAGGCTGATCCGCGCGTTGATGAAGCCGAACAGCGCCTCGAGCGCCTGGCGCTCGGCCTGCGCGGTACGGTCGATCACGTTCTGCAATGTCGTGAAATCGGAGCCTCCCAGCCGATAGCGCTCCTGTGTCAGCTCCTGCCGCTCGCGGTTCAGGTCCACCTGTTCCTCGGCCAGCTGGAGCGAGCGGTAGGCGTTGTCGAGATCGATGATCGCCGCGCGAACATCCCGCTCGACGGTCAGCCGCGCCGCACGGAGATCGTGCTCGGCGTCCACCGCGCCTGCACTCGCCTGCGCGATGGCGTCCGATGTCTGGAACCGGCTGAAGAGCGGCAGCGACACCCCGACTCCGAAGCTGAAGCCGTAGTTCTCGCCCGGATTGAATTCGCCGAACGCGCCATAGCCCGCCGCCGACATGCCGCGGTTGTAACCGGCACTTGCGCTGATGCTCGGCAGCCGGCGCGCCCGCGCGGCCGACGCGCCATACTTCGCGGCGCGCAGGGCCGACTCGCGCTGCCGCACGACCGGACTGCTGGCCAGAGCTCCAGCGACGAGCGCCTCCACATCCAGGTCGGCGGGATCGAACACGGGCGGCAGCACCGTATCCACGCTGATGCTCGTCGTGGGCTGCATGCCGAGCGTCGCTGCGAGTGTGAGCCGTGTCTTGTCCGCATCGCCGCGCGCACGCTCCACGTTCTGCTCGGCCTGCGCCACGTCGGCGCGGGCGCCGAGCACATCTTCACGGTTGCGCGCGGCCAGCCGCAGCAGCTGCTCCGTCCGCTCCAGCCGGTCGCGTGCCGACGCCAGCAGGTATTCCTCCAGCGTGATGTTGCGTACGGCACGCACGGCCTGGAAGTACTCGCGCGACACCCGCGCATCCAGCTGGATCCCGGCCGCCTGGATCTGCGCGCTCACTCCGTCGTACGTCGCGCGGCGTGCCTGCAGGTTCCGGAGCGTCGTGCCGCCGTCGAACAGCGTCATCTGGGTGCTGATGCCCTGGCTCGCCGAGCTGCGGCGCGACGTGACCGGCTCCGGTGACTCGATCGGGTCACCAAAGAAGTCCTCCCCCGTGAGCGTCGTCGAGCGTGAGCCGCTGAAGTTCAGATTCGTGTTCAGGTTCGGCAGGAACCCGCCCCACGCGGAGCGCACGGAACTGCCCGCCACCTCGAGGTCATTCGCCGTCCGCAGGAACTCGGGGTTGCCGCTTCGTGCAATGCGCAGCGCTTCGTCCAGTGTCAGCACGGCCGGGGCATGCTGCGCCGAGATCGGACCGGCGCTGCCGATCAACACGGCAATGGCGGCCATGCGGGGGGCGCATCTCATCGCGGCCTCGCTCCCTCCGCCTTCGCCACATTGTCGACCAGGCGAACCGGGATGTCGTGGGACAGCGTATAGTGGCCGCTCACCAGGACGATCTCGCCCGGGGCGAGCATCTCCGTATCGGCGTTCTCGACGATCTCCACGTG
This DNA window, taken from Longimicrobiales bacterium, encodes the following:
- a CDS encoding TolC family protein yields the protein MRCAPRMAAIAVLIGSAGPISAQHAPAVLTLDEALRIARSGNPEFLRTANDLEVAGSSVRSAWGGFLPNLNTNLNFSGSRSTTLTGEDFFGDPIESPEPVTSRRSSASQGISTQMTLFDGGTTLRNLQARRATYDGVSAQIQAAGIQLDARVSREYFQAVRAVRNITLEEYLLASARDRLERTEQLLRLAARNREDVLGARADVAQAEQNVERARGDADKTRLTLAATLGMQPTTSISVDTVLPPVFDPADLDVEALVAGALASSPVVRQRESALRAAKYGASAARARRLPSISASAGYNRGMSAAGYGAFGEFNPGENYGFSFGVGVSLPLFSRFQTSDAIAQASAGAVDAEHDLRAARLTVERDVRAAIIDLDNAYRSLQLAEEQVDLNRERQELTQERYRLGGSDFTTLQNVIDRTAQAERQALEALFGFINARISLEEKLGHRLEE